Proteins co-encoded in one Nicotiana sylvestris chromosome 7, ASM39365v2, whole genome shotgun sequence genomic window:
- the LOC138873739 gene encoding uncharacterized protein has product MGQLATNQNTRPTGALPSDTEKNLQVNAVTLRNRRELEEVPKKKKDKPIPDGELIPKVTQEQKNVAEILEPVEAPRPPPPFPQRLQKRNDDRMFTKFLSMLSQVQLNIPLVDVLREIPKYAKYIKDIVAHKRRLTEFETAALTEECTSRVQNKLPQKLKDPGSFTIPVRIGNIDVGRALCYLR; this is encoded by the coding sequence ATGGGGCAGTTAGCAACAAATCAAAACACTAGACCTACAGGCGCCCTCCCCAGTGATACAGAAAAGAACCTTCAAGTGAATGCAGTTACACTTAGAAACAGGAGGGAGCTAGAGGAAgtgccaaagaaaaagaaagacaagcCCATACCTGATGGAGAGTTGATCCCTAAAGTGACTCAAGAGCAAAAAAATGTTGCTGAAATTTTAGAGCCCGTGGAGGCCCCAAGACCACCACCCCCTTTTCCCCAGAGATTGCAGAAAAGgaatgatgatcgcatgttcaCAAAGTTCCTCTCTATGTTGAGCCAGGTTCAATTGAATATCCCACTTGTTGATGTGCTTCGTGAAATTCCAAAGTATGCTAAATACATAAAAGATATAGTGGCTCATAAGAGAAGATTAACTGAATTTGAGACAGCggcacttactgaggagtgcacttcaagggtccaaaataagctccctcaaaagcttaaggatcccGGCAGCTTCACGATTCCTGTGCGCATTGGCAATATTGATGTGGGTCGTGCTCTTTGCTATTTGAGGTGA
- the LOC104210935 gene encoding uncharacterized protein, which yields MRKHLSSSVAPPPSPIPTGRGSRSAVDSILGEYIDQSIHVPHLTLPKNTHRWVPDEIYYPSLLLRENDAMNRLLSSAAEFGVVRIIGHGISSEALRTMLTENEWLFRLSRGKYGNYDKFVWDWSDNTMVQKAKVAIGEQNFLFFRQQLEEVLKKLKGIAKEVDEIIRMSNTSDESWKKIEAEEVKMYIYRCTKNQSSSMDQTWLPPHNATLEDSFKYALNLYLPLEPLEFSVHSKRGRLPFKTSPHTIIVTLGHQLEEWSDGKFRSADGEVALKPNLHIDQALLSLELKWSFTNLNDDVYKTEKRITLSDQVLILVILILVYRMFLFMYTNN from the exons ATGAGAAAACATTTGTCCTCGTCCGTAGCACCACCACCTTCTCCGATTCCCACAGGCAGAGGGTCACGTTCGGCTGTCGACTCAATCTTGGGAGAGTACATTGATCAATCAATCCACGTTCCTCACTTGACTCTCCCGAAAAATACACATCGTTGGGTGCCTGATGAAATCTATTATCCGTCACTTTTGCTGAGGGAAAATGATGCAATGAATAGGTTGTTGAGCTCTGCTGCTGAATTCGGAGTGGTGAGGATTATTGGTCACGGCATATCTAGTGAAGCGTTAAGAACAATGCTGACTGAGAATGAATGGTTGTTTAGATTATCAAGAGGAAAGTATGGTAATTATGATAAGTTCGTTTGGGATTGGTCTGATAACACGATGGTACAAAAGGCCAAGGTTGCCATAGGGGAGCAAAATTTTCTATTTTTCCG GCAACAGTTGGAAGAGGTATTGAAGAAACTAAAAGGAATAGCAAAAGAAGTGGATGAAATAATCAGAATGAGTAACACTAGTGATGAATCTTGGAAGAAAATTGAAGCAGAAGAAGTAAAGATGTACATATACAGATGCACAAAGAACCAATCGAGTAGCATGGACCAAACATGGCTTCCGCCCCACAATGCAACACTTGAAGATTCATTTAAGTATGCTTTGAACCTTTATCTCCCACTAGAACCACTTGAATTCTCTGTGCATTCAAAACGTGGTCGATTGCCGTTTAAGACCAGCCCACACACAATCATTGTCACTCTTGGACATCAACTTGAG GAATGGAGTGATGGGAAATTCAGGTCAGCGGATGGAGAAGTAGCATTGAAACCAAATCTTCACATAGATCAAGCATTATTATCCTTGGAGCTCAAGTGGTCATTCACTAATTTGAATGATGACGTCTATAAAACAGAAAAGAGAATTACCCTATCTGATCAGGTTTTAATTTTAGTTATATTAATCTTAGTATACAGAATGTTTCTGTTTATGtacacaaataattaa